From a region of the Lepus europaeus isolate LE1 chromosome 17, mLepTim1.pri, whole genome shotgun sequence genome:
- the ACADSB gene encoding short/branched chain specific acyl-CoA dehydrogenase, mitochondrial: MEGLAVRLLRGSRLLRRNFPSCLSSWKIPPHVLKSSQSEALLDTTHNGLPFAPLQTFTEEEMMIRSSVKKFAEEQIAPLVSSMDENAKMENSVIQGLFQQGLMGIEVDAKYGGTGASFFSTVLVIEELAKVDASVAIVCDIQNTIINKLIKKHGTEEQKATYFPKLITEKLGSFCLSEAGAGSDSFSLKTTAEKKGNYYVLNGSKMWISNAGHADLFLVMANVDPALGYKGITSFLVDRDTEGFHIGKPENKLGLRASSTCPLTFENVKVPETNILGQVGHGYKYAIGILNEGRIGIAAQMLGLAQGCFDYTIPYIKERMQFGKRLFDFQGLQHQVAHVATQLEAARLLTYNAARLLEAGRPFIKEASMAKYYASEIAGFTTSKCIEWMGGVGYTKDYPVEKYFRDSKIGVIYEGASNIQLNTIAKVIDTEY; this comes from the exons CTGAGAAGAAACTTCCCAAGTTGCCTGTCTTCTTGGAAAATCCCGCCTCATGTCCTCAAGTCCTCCCAGTCAGAAGCTCTGCTTGATACGACACATAATGGACTACCCTTTGCTCCACTGCAAACATTTACAGAAGAAGAAATGATGATCAGGAGCTCAG TTAAAAAATTTGCAGAAGAACAGATTGCTCCTTTGGTTTCCAGCATGGATGAAAATGCAAAAATGGAGAATTCAGTAATACAAGGATTATTTCAACAAGGG TTGATGGGTATTGAAGTGGACGCAAAGTATGGAGGAACAGgagcttcatttttttccacGGTCCTAGTGATTGAGGAGTTGGCCAAAGTTGATGCCTCTGTGGCTATCGTGTGTGACATCCAGAACACGATCATTAACAAGCTGATTAAAAAACATGGGACAGAAGAACAAAAGGCCACCTATTTTCCCAAGCTGATTACGGAAAAA TTAGGAAGCTTCTGCCTTTCAGAGGCCGGAGCCGGCAGTGACTCGTTTTCTTTGAAGACCACAGCTGAGAAGAAGGGAAATTACTATGTCCTCAACGGGTCCAAGATGTGGATCAGCAATGCGGGACATGCAGACCTCTTCCTGGTGATGGCCAATGTGGACCCTGCCCTC GGATATAAAGGAATCACCTCCTTCTTAGTGGATCGTGACACTGAAGGCTTTCACATaggaaaaccagaaaataaactGGGGCTAAGGGCTTCTTCCACCTGCCcattaacatttgaaaatgtcAAG GTCCCAGAAACTAATATCTTGGGACAAGTTGGACATGGCTATAAGTACGCCATAGGGATTCTTAATGAAGGTAGAATAGGAATTGCTGCACAG atgttGGGACTGGCCCAGGGATGTTTTGACTACACTATTCCGTATATCAAAGAAAGGATGCAGTTTGGcaaaagactttttgattttcaG GGGCTCCAACACCAAGTGGCTCATGTGGCCACCCAGCTGGAAGCTGCAAGGTTGCTAACATACAACGCTGCCAGGCTTTTAGAAGCTGGAAGGCCATTCATAAAGGAAGCATCTATGGCCAAATACTATGCATCCGAG ATTGCAGGGTTCACCACCAGTAAATGTATCGAGTGGATGGGAGGAGTGGGCTACACCAAAGATTACCCTGTGGAAAAATACTTCCGAGATTCAAAGATTG GTGTGATCTATGAAGGAGCTTCCAATATCCAGCTGAACACCATCGCCAAGGTCATCGACACAGAGTACTGA